A genomic segment from Juglans regia cultivar Chandler chromosome 14, Walnut 2.0, whole genome shotgun sequence encodes:
- the LOC109001697 gene encoding receptor-like protein 2 yields MLLQVQNLRSRNMQYSLPHDLLLTFFLFSSIFSASQACNQKDRNYLLSLPFNTSSPSLNWSATECCSWEGISCDHKGRVTRIWLPSKGLRGSVPPYIGNLTSLSHLNLSHNELSGCLPVRFFSSFNQLKVLDLSNNHLAGDISLLFSSNGSSNSWPSSIRVVDISNNDFNGIIQYWFLQRAQKLDKLNVSHNSFTGSIPDYLCMHSPFVRFLDFSFNHHDGQIPYGLGGCSKLEIFQAGFNSLSGLIPHDIYSATRLEEISLPSNNLTGPISNDIMNLTKLTCLELYDNELSSKLPVDIGKLNRLKHLLLDTNHLTGSLPTSLMNCTNLMTLNLGLNFFEGDISTLNFSRLRQLATLDLWKNNFTGSFPVSLSSCKSLRAIRIARNQLEGQIPPEVVQLKFLSFLSLSYNRLTNVTGAINILMRCKSLSILLLTKNFLHEALPTEDSIVDPDGFRNLQYLGLARCQLTGQLPIWLLKLKKLEILGLSFNRITGSIPGWLSTLPRLSRINLSNNLILGEIPTELCALPALVSEQALMDNSSLIFSIFATQNDSLLEFNSLSNMGPKISLENNSLSGNIPLEIGHLKQLNGLNLSHNYFSGNIPDQISELTNLERLDLSANQLSGEIPKSFASLHFLHEFSVANNNLRGEIPSGTQLQSFDVSAYEGNPGLCGAPLPYECAPILHSNKDIQDEEDGPAIRWSHISTILGLITGFWGVIGPLIFNRNWRVVYFEFLENVKNRLCVMLGMCLTRFH; encoded by the coding sequence ATGCTCCTTCAAGTTCAGAACTTACGAAGCAGGAACATGCAGTACTCTCTGCCTCATGATCTCCTCCTcaccttctttctcttttctagCATTTTCTCTGCAAGTCAAGCATGCAACCAAAAAGACCGCAACTATCTCTTGTCCCTACCCTTTAATACTTCTTCCCcttctttaaattggtctgCCACTGAATGTTGCAGTTGGGAAGGTATTTCTTGTGATCATAAAGGTCGGGTCACTCGTATTTGGTTACCCTCTAAAGGCCTCAGAGGGAGTGTACCTCCCTATATTGGAAACCTCACAAGTCTCTCCCACCTCAATCTCTCCCACAATGAACTTTCAGGTTGTCTCCCTGTGAGATTTTTTTCCTCCTTCAATCAACTCAAGGTCCTTGATTTGAGCAACAACCATCTAGCTGGagatatatcattattattttcctcTAATGGCTCGTCTAACAGTTGGCCTTCCTCAATTCGAGTAGTTGACATCTCCAACAATGACTTCAATGGGATCATCCAATATTGGTTCCTCCAACGTGCACAGAAGTTGGACAAGCTCAATGTAAGCCACAATAGTTTCACAGGCTCTATTCCTGACTACCTCTGTATGCATTCTCCCTTTGTCAGGTTCCTTGATTTCTCTTTTAATCATCATGATGGCCAAATTCCTTACGGACTAGGGGGATGTAGCAAACTAGAGATTTTCCAGGCAGGTTTCAACTCGCTCTCAGGACTAATTCCACATGATATATACAGTGCGACAAGGTTAGAAGAAATCTCGTTACCTTCTAATAATCTTACAGGTCCCATTAGCAATGACATTATGAACCTTACCAAACTCACCTGCCTTGAGTTATATGACAATGAATTGAGTAGCAAGCTCCCAGTAGATATTGGAAAGCTCAACAGATTAAAGCATCTACTCCTTGATACCAACCATCTGACAGGTTCACTGCCCACATCTTTGATGAATTGCACAAACCTAATGACATTGAACTTGGGGCTCAATTTCTTTGAAGGAGATATTTCCACCCTTAATTTCTCCCGTCTTCGTCAACTTGCTACACTCGACCTGTGGAAAAATAACTTCACTGGTAGCTTTCCAGTAAGCCTTTCCTCATGCAAGTCCCTGAGAGCAATTCGAATTGCCCGAAATCAACTAGAGGGACAAATCCCACCGGAGGTGGTTCAATTAAAATTCTTGTCCTTCCTTTCACTTAGCTACAACAGGCTAACCAATGTCACAGGGGCAATCAACATTCTGATGCGTTGCAAGAGTCTTAGCATTCTCCTCCTTACAAAGAATTTTTTGCACGAGGCCCTGCCAACAGAGGACAGCATAGTTGATCCTGACGGATTTCGGAATCTCCAATACTTGGGTCTCGCTCGTTGTCAACTCACAGGTCAATTGCCAATCTGGTTATTAAAGCTTAAGAAGCTAGAAATCTTGGGTCTAAGTTTCAATCGTATCACAGGTTCAATTCCTGGATGGTTGTCGACTCTACCAAGGCTCTCTCGTATAAACTTGTCTAATAACTTGATTTTGGGTGAAATCCCTACAGAACTTTGTGCATTGCCAGCATTGGTATCAGAACAAGCTTTAATGGACAATAGttctttgattttttcaatctttGCAACACAAAATGATAGCCTTTTGGAGTTCAATTCCCTATCCAACATGGGACCAAAAATATCCCTTGAAAACAACAGTCTTAGTGGTAACATCCCCCTTGAGATTGGTCATTTGAAGCAACTTAATGGTCTGAATCTTAGCCATAACTACTTCTCAGGAAACATTCCAGACCAAATATCTGAGCTTACAAACTTGGAAAGATTGGACCTCTCTGCAAATCAGTTGTCTGGCGAAATACCAAAATCATTCGCTAGTCTGCATTTCTTGCATGAGTTTAGCGTGGCAAACAACAATCTCCGCGGAGAAATACCATCAGGAACTCAGCTTCAAAGCTTTGATGTCTCTGCATATGAGGGCAATCCTGGACTTTGTGGAGCCCCCCTTCCATACGAGTGTGCCCCTATTCTTCATAGCAACAAAGACATTCAAGATGAGGAAGATGGACCTGCAATTAGATGGAGTCATATTAGTACTATTCTTGGCCTCATTACAGGATTTTGGGGAGTCATTGGTCCTTTGATTTTCAACCGTAATTGGAGAGttgtatattttgagtttctGGAAAACGTGAAAAATAGACTGTGTGTAATGCTAGGAATGTGCTTGACCAGATTTCATTGA
- the LOC109001701 gene encoding uncharacterized protein LOC109001701 isoform X1: protein MALPSFTALSIVSLSSFSRCFPHNDTTTFYYSPSPYPKAHSAKPCKPKRNFSNYSFRFSYRFSAVEDEDDRDDYEFEDAVALFNDREYYKCHDFLEALWNDAQEPTRTLIHGILQCAVGFHHLFNQNHRGAMMELGEGLCKLRKMDFESGPFHEFEREISAALDFIYETQIELAACTDDICLAMDQSERSYQLLGGYGAGQHLYSLQTESDQVTYITFCPQRSYCVNKPSRVKLPILNATKEHLVAFEYN from the exons ATGGCGCTTCCATCCTTTACTGCTCTCAGTAttgtttctctttcttcattCTCTCGTTGTTTTCCTCATAACGATACTACCACGTTTTATTATTCACCATCTCCATACCCCAAAGCTCATTCTGCAAAACCCTGCAAACCCAAGAGAAACTTTTCCAACTATTCCTTCCGCTTTTCGTATCGGTTCTCTGCTGTGGAGGATGAAGATGACAGAGATGATTATGAATTTGAAGATGCGGTCGCGCTCTTCAATGACAGAGAATACTATAAATGCCACGACTTTCTTGAAGCTCTCTGGAACGACGCCCAAGAGCCTACAAGAACTCTGATTCACGGCATTCTGCAATGTGCAGTGGGATTTCATCACCTCTTTAATCAG AACCATAGAGGAGCCATGATGGAGCTGGGAGAGGGACTATGTAAACTGAGAAAGATGGATTTTGAGAGCGGACCATTTCATGAGTTTGAGCGAGAGATATCTGCAGCTCTGGATTTCATTTACGAGACCCAGATCGAATTAGCTGCAT GCACTGATGATATTTGTCTTGCAATGGATCAATCAGAGAGGTCGTACCAACTTCTTGGGGGATACGGTGCTGGACAGCATCTGTACAGTCTTCAAACCGAGTCTGATCAAGTTACGTACATTACTTTCTGCCCTCAGAGGTCTTATTGCGTCAATAAGCCATCAAGGGTAAAGCTTCCGATCCTTAATGCAACCAAAGAACACCTCGTAGCTTTCGAATACAACTGA
- the LOC109001701 gene encoding uncharacterized protein LOC109001701 isoform X2, whose translation MALPSFTALSIVSLSSFSRCFPHNDTTTFYYSPSPYPKAHSAKPCKPKRNFSNYSFRFSYRFSAVEDEDDRDDYEFEDAVALFNDREYYKCHDFLEALWNDAQEPTRTLIHGILQCAVGFHHLFNQNHRGAMMELGEGLCKLRKMDFESGPFHEFEREISAALDFIYETQIELAACEH comes from the exons ATGGCGCTTCCATCCTTTACTGCTCTCAGTAttgtttctctttcttcattCTCTCGTTGTTTTCCTCATAACGATACTACCACGTTTTATTATTCACCATCTCCATACCCCAAAGCTCATTCTGCAAAACCCTGCAAACCCAAGAGAAACTTTTCCAACTATTCCTTCCGCTTTTCGTATCGGTTCTCTGCTGTGGAGGATGAAGATGACAGAGATGATTATGAATTTGAAGATGCGGTCGCGCTCTTCAATGACAGAGAATACTATAAATGCCACGACTTTCTTGAAGCTCTCTGGAACGACGCCCAAGAGCCTACAAGAACTCTGATTCACGGCATTCTGCAATGTGCAGTGGGATTTCATCACCTCTTTAATCAG AACCATAGAGGAGCCATGATGGAGCTGGGAGAGGGACTATGTAAACTGAGAAAGATGGATTTTGAGAGCGGACCATTTCATGAGTTTGAGCGAGAGATATCTGCAGCTCTGGATTTCATTTACGAGACCCAGATCGAATTAGCTGCATGTGA GCACTGA
- the LOC109001698 gene encoding uncharacterized protein LOC109001698, translating to MARQHEATALPWGTLEELLLASAVNRHGTASWDSIAIELQNRSSSLPSLLPLTLTPQYCRDKFYDLKRRFLPQQDDESASLVPMVDELRRIRVEELRREVQRRDDSIVSLELKVKSLEEERERSLKEDSEALDLKKDIEGDGREATPLPDNLTGKSVCGDVSNDKENRSFNGSNSTSQGGEGQGRRNGVVGEQERPEPERNDPDPGPGRSEYCPGKNYSFDNGEVDDTDDAGGEEDQEIGVKAVRGAGGLGESNEGLESVGESKKEKEAASKQSSDVQSSASLSGKKRRRKGGGGISSGEEPEAEGHEEVSPARGRVSAVKSEPLAKLIGMIRSHRLGSAFERRLRSQESERYKSLIRQHMDLQIVQSRLDRGVYADCIHKFFRDLLLLFNNGVIFFRRSSPEHVAARELRGLVRKELNDKIPKPQTTQVKPEPKNESDSLSKPNKSSTMVACGKQSSMKALITEGANRKIDKRERELEEKPNASQKKNDTSFVKIEEKGIRKKRTKERLGGRGLRTNNKGGGDIKHEYGGNELSSHDALEVKMEKKENTVKKKQGAASFLKRMKQNSPGEVLADADDSDEDSKDDRSEEKKKTRGRRREVIKIEERVTRSYNGGGRGGKEENSGKVKRGVGRPPKRLESVSAAATGKRGRENGESVVVGGGGRSRKRSRR from the exons ATGGCTAGGCAACACGAAGCCACCGCGCTACCATGGGGCACGTTAGAGGAGCTCCTGCTTGCTTCCGCCGTCAATCGCCACGGCACCGCCAGCTGGGACTCCATCGCCATCGAGCTTCAGAACCGGAGCTCCTCCCTCCCTTCCCTTCttcctctcactctcactcCTCAGTACTGTAGAGACAAGTTCTATGACCTCAAGCGGCGCTTCTTGCCCCAACAAGACGACGAATCGGCCAGCCTTGTCCCCATGGTAGACGAGCTCCGCAGGATTCGGGTGGAGGAGCTTCGACGCGAGGTCCAGCGCCGAGACGACTCGATCGT GTCGTTGGAGTTGAAGGTAAAGAGTttggaggaggagagagagcggAGCTTGAAGGAGGACTCTGAGGCGTTGGATCTGAAGAAAGATATCGAAGGCGACGGCCGAGAAGCAACGCCGTTACCGGATAACCTCACCGGAAAATCGGTATGCGGAGACGTCTCCAACGATAAAGAAAATCGATCCTTCAACGGGTCCAATTCGACGAGTCAAGGAGGCGAGGGTCAAGGGCGGCGAAACGGCGTCGTTGGCGAGCAAGAAAGACCCGAACCAGAAAGAAATGATCCGGATCCGGGTCCGGGTCGGTCAGAATATTGCCCGGGAAAGAACTATTCATTTGATAACGGGGAAGTGGATGACACAGATGACGCGGGGGGCGAGGAGGATCAGGAGATAGGAGTTAAGGCGGTTCGGGGGGCGGGTGGACTCGGAGAGTCGAACGAGGGGCTGGAATCGGTGGGTGAGTCGAAGAAGGAAAAGGAAGCGGCGTCGAAGCAGAGCAGTGACGTGCAGAGCTCGGCCAGCTTGTCGGGGAAGAAACGTCGTCGTAAGGGTGGAGGAGGAATTAGTAGCGGGGAGGAGCCCGAAGCTGAGGGACACGAGGAGGTTTCTCCCGCCAGGGGACGAGTCTCGGCCGTCAAATCTGAGCCGTTGGCAAAGCTCATCGGGATGATCCGGTCCCATCGGCTCGGCTCGGCGTTCGAGCGGCGGCTTCGGAGCCAG GAATCCGAACGGTACAAGAGCTTGATAAGACAACACATGGATCTGCAAATTGTTCAATCAAGGCTTGACAGAGGTGTCTATGCTGATTGTATCCACAAATTCTTTCGCGATCTCCTGCTCTTATTCAATAACGGTGTCATCTTCTTCCGTAGAAGTTCTCCCGAGCACGTAGCAGCCAGAGAGCTACGAGGTCTTGTACGGAAGGAACTGAACGATAAGATCCCGAAACCTCAAACAACACAAGTGAAACCCGAGCCCAAGAACGAATCCGATTCACTCTCTAAACCCAATAAGTCCTCTACCATGGTTGCATGTGGGAAACAAAGTTCTATGAAGGCACTGATTACCGAAGGTGCAAacagaaaaatagataaaagagaaagagaacttGAGGAAAAACCAAATGCTAGTCAGAAGAAGAATGACACTTCCTTTGTCAAGATAGAGGAGAAGGGTATAAGGAAGAAAAGGACTAAAGAAAGATTGGGCGGGAGAGGCTTGAGAACGAACAACAAAGGGGGTGGTGACATAAAGCATGAATATGGTGGAAATGAGCTCAGTTCTCACGACGCTTTGGAAGTTAAGatggagaagaaggaaaacacGGTAAAGAAGAAACAAGGTGCGGCAAGTTTCTTGAAAAGAATGAAGCAGAACTCACCCGGCGAAGTGCTAGCGGATGCAGATGATTCAGATGAAGATAGCAAAGATGATAGAagtgaggagaagaagaagacaagggGTAGAAGAAGGGAAGTGATCAAGATAGAAGAGAGAGTTACGAGGAGTTATAACGGTGGTGGGAGAGGGGGAAAGGAGGAGAATTCTGGAAAGGTGAAAAGAGGGGTGGGGAGGCCGCCAAAGAGACTTGAGTCTGTATCTGCGGCTGCCACGggaaagagggggagagagaatgGGGAGTCCGTGGTGGTGGGAGGTGGAGGCAGGTCAAGGAAACGCTCAAGAAGGTGA
- the LOC109001700 gene encoding non-structural maintenance of chromosomes element 4 homolog A-like isoform X1 — protein MPKTRSRGIGTEGAFSAVKREQVRCDGDGGDSSAAGDHDESTRSSQLDRRVLRSRYLAVMNLINDEREDLTRGDSDKFSTIIGEVERLHELVQKPREQVADAEALLGIANTLATSVKSHSSEGITPAEFVNCLLKEYGQSGAVATQESAKIMLLWKDIGIAVAPIFSKAHGCATMIGPMNTELKQRKTVVHRRRAKPAETARPEEVNDNGEEGKTDTDKNMSTMFEILRKKKRVRLESLILNMKSFAQTVENLFSLSFLVKDGRAEITVNENGSHIVSPRNAPAANSVMSGEVAYGHFVFRFDFKDWKLMMDAVAVGEELMPHRNGSNSAASEAEPGVKYSQASLPTTPIRKLSRNRGLVVQEESIVEESPDNEDGMSKGANAIRGCKRKLT, from the exons ATGCCGAAGACTAGAAGCAGAGGCATTGGCACCGAGGGTGCATTCTCGGCAGTTAAGCGCGAGCAGGTTAGATGCGACGGAGACGGAGGAGACAGCTCGGCGGCGGGTGACCACGATGAATCTACCCGGTCGAGCCAGTTGGATCGGCGGGTGCTCCGGTCTAGGTACCTGGCAGTCATGAATCTGATTAATG atgagagagaggatTTAACGAGGGGGGACTCGGATAAGTTCAGCACCATCATTGGTGAAGTGGAGAGGTTGCATGAATTAG TTCAGAAGCCAAGGGAGCAAGTTGCTGATGCGGAGGCACTATTGGGCATTGCTAATACTTTGGCGACATCTGTTAAATCGCATTCCAGTGAGGGTATTACGCCTGCAGAGTTTGTTAACTGTTTGCTCAAGGAGTATGGACAATCTGGGGCTGTTGCCACCCAAGAGAGTGCTAAGATTATGCTCCTTTGGAAAGATATTGGTATTGCTGTTGCACCCATCTTTAGTAAGGCTCATGGATGTGCCACCAT GATTGGACCTATGAATACTGAGTTGAAGCAACGGAAGACCGTGGTTCATAGAAGGCGTGCAAAGCCAGCTGAAACTGCTCGTCCTGAAGAG GTTAACGACAATGGGGAAGAAGGAAAAACAGATACTGATAAGAATATGTCAACAATGTTTGAGATTTTAAGGAAGAAGAAGCGTGTTAGACTTGAGAGTTTGATATTGAATATGAAGTCCTTTGCACAGACAgtagaaaatttattttctctgtCATTCTTAGTCAAAGATGGGCGAGCTGAAATAACTGTGAACGAAAATGGTTCTCATATTGTTT CTCCAAGGAATGCTCCTGCAGCAAACTCTGTTATGTCTGGGGAGGTTGCCTACGGTCATTTTGTGTTCAGATTTGATTTTAAGGATTGGAAG TTAATGATGGATGCCGTTGCAGTTGGCGAGGAGCTAATGCCACACAGGAATGGCTCAAACTCAGCTGCCTCTGAAGCAGAGCCAGGAGTAAAGTATTCCCAAGCATCATTACCCACAACGCCAATAAGGAAACTGAGCAGGAACCGTGGCCTGGTGGTGCAGGAAGAATCCATTGTAGAAGAATCTCCCGACAACGAAGATGGCATGTCTAAGGGAGCCAATGCAATCCGTGGGTGTAAGCGTAAGCTGACATGA
- the LOC109001700 gene encoding non-structural maintenance of chromosomes element 4 homolog A-like isoform X2, producing MPKTRSRGIGTEGAFSAVKREQVRCDGDGGDSSAAGDHDESTRSSQLDRRVLRSRYLAVMNLINDEREDLTRGDSDKFSTIIGEVERLHELVQKPREQVADAEALLGIANTLATSVKSHSSEGITPAEFVNCLLKEYGQSGAVATQESAKIMLLWKDIGIAVAPIFSKAHGCATMIGPMNTELKQRKTVVHRRRAKPAETARPEEVNDNGEEGKTDTDKNMSTMFEILRKKKRVRLESLILNMKSFAQTVENLFSLSFLVKDGRAEITVNENAPRNAPAANSVMSGEVAYGHFVFRFDFKDWKLMMDAVAVGEELMPHRNGSNSAASEAEPGVKYSQASLPTTPIRKLSRNRGLVVQEESIVEESPDNEDGMSKGANAIRGCKRKLT from the exons ATGCCGAAGACTAGAAGCAGAGGCATTGGCACCGAGGGTGCATTCTCGGCAGTTAAGCGCGAGCAGGTTAGATGCGACGGAGACGGAGGAGACAGCTCGGCGGCGGGTGACCACGATGAATCTACCCGGTCGAGCCAGTTGGATCGGCGGGTGCTCCGGTCTAGGTACCTGGCAGTCATGAATCTGATTAATG atgagagagaggatTTAACGAGGGGGGACTCGGATAAGTTCAGCACCATCATTGGTGAAGTGGAGAGGTTGCATGAATTAG TTCAGAAGCCAAGGGAGCAAGTTGCTGATGCGGAGGCACTATTGGGCATTGCTAATACTTTGGCGACATCTGTTAAATCGCATTCCAGTGAGGGTATTACGCCTGCAGAGTTTGTTAACTGTTTGCTCAAGGAGTATGGACAATCTGGGGCTGTTGCCACCCAAGAGAGTGCTAAGATTATGCTCCTTTGGAAAGATATTGGTATTGCTGTTGCACCCATCTTTAGTAAGGCTCATGGATGTGCCACCAT GATTGGACCTATGAATACTGAGTTGAAGCAACGGAAGACCGTGGTTCATAGAAGGCGTGCAAAGCCAGCTGAAACTGCTCGTCCTGAAGAG GTTAACGACAATGGGGAAGAAGGAAAAACAGATACTGATAAGAATATGTCAACAATGTTTGAGATTTTAAGGAAGAAGAAGCGTGTTAGACTTGAGAGTTTGATATTGAATATGAAGTCCTTTGCACAGACAgtagaaaatttattttctctgtCATTCTTAGTCAAAGATGGGCGAGCTGAAATAACTGTGAACGAAAATG CTCCAAGGAATGCTCCTGCAGCAAACTCTGTTATGTCTGGGGAGGTTGCCTACGGTCATTTTGTGTTCAGATTTGATTTTAAGGATTGGAAG TTAATGATGGATGCCGTTGCAGTTGGCGAGGAGCTAATGCCACACAGGAATGGCTCAAACTCAGCTGCCTCTGAAGCAGAGCCAGGAGTAAAGTATTCCCAAGCATCATTACCCACAACGCCAATAAGGAAACTGAGCAGGAACCGTGGCCTGGTGGTGCAGGAAGAATCCATTGTAGAAGAATCTCCCGACAACGAAGATGGCATGTCTAAGGGAGCCAATGCAATCCGTGGGTGTAAGCGTAAGCTGACATGA
- the LOC109001699 gene encoding enoyl-[acyl-carrier-protein] reductase [NADH], chloroplastic-like: MATTAAPSLQIAAVRPSIFSSRRLFKAGAVILGGNSKAAPCNKLTSACHISSVQPFQLGFTSSSKRFDKVVTKAMSEASENKPITGLPIDLRGKRAFIAGVADDNGYGWAIAKSLAAAGAEILVGTWVPALNIFESSLRRGKFDGSRVLPDGSLMDIAKVYPLDAVFDNPEDVPEDVKANKRYAGSSNWTVQEVAESVKKDFGSIDILVHSLANGPEVSKPLLETSRKGYLAAISASSYSYVSLLKHFVPIMNPGGSSISLTYIASERIIPGYGGGMSSAKAALESDTKVLAFEAGRKHKIRVNTISAGPLGSRAAKAIGFIDKMIDYSFANAPLQKELSAEEVGNTAAFLASPLASAITGAVIYVDNGLNAMGVGVDSPIFEDLGIPKDKH; this comes from the exons ATGGCAACAACTGCAGCACCCAGCCTGCAAATTGCAGCAGTGAGAccctccattttttcttctcgCAGACTTTTCAAGGCAGGGGCTGTAATCCTTGGTGGTAATTCCAAGGCAGCACCATGTAATAAGCTGACAAGTGCATGCCACATATCGTCTGTACAACCTTTCCAGCTCGGCTTTACATCATCCTCCAAAAGATTCGATAAGGTTGTTACTAAGGCAATGTCTGAAGCTAGTGAAAACAAGCCTATCACAGGTTTGCCAATTGATTTGAGAG GTAAGAGGGCATTTATTGCTGGTGTAGCTGATGACAATGGATATGGTTGGGCCATAGCAAAATCCCTTGCTGCTGCGGGTGCTGAAATTCTTGTGGGCACTTGGGTCCCT gctttgaatatttttgaatcCAGCCTGCGACGTGGGAAGTTTGATGGATCACGAGT GTTGCCAGATGGCTCTTTGATGGATATTGCTAAAGTATATCCTTTAGATGCAGTTTTTGACAACCCCGAGGATGTACCTGAAGAT GTGAAAGCAAACAAACGGTATGCAGGATCTAGCAATTGGACCGTTCAG GAAGTTGCTGAATCTGTGAAGAAGGATTTTGGCAGCATCGACATCCTTGTTCACTCACTTGCAAATGGGCCTGAG GTCAGCAAACCTCTGTTGGAGACGTCCAGGAAAGGATATCTTGCAGCTATATCTGCATCAAGTTACTCCTATGTTTCTTTACTGAAGCATTTTGTTCCAATAATGAATCCAG GTGGTTCTTCAATTTCTCTTACATATATTGCTTCCGAGAGGATTATACCTGG ATATGGTGGAGGCATGAGTTCTGCAAAAGCTGCTCTGGAAAGTGACACAAAA GTGCTTGCTTTTGAAGCGGgcagaaaacataaaatcaGAGTCAACACAATATCTGCCG GTCCACTCGGGAGCCGTGCTGCAAAAGCAATTGGATTTATTGACAAGATGATTGACTATTCATTTGCCAATGCACCTCTGCAAAAAGAACTATCTGCAG AGGAAGTGGGGAACACAGCTGCCTTTCTAGCATCACCCTTGGCTTCTGCTATCACTGGTGCTGTTATATATGTTGACAACGGCCTGAACGCAATGGGTGTTGGAGTGGACAGTCCAATATTTGAGGATCTTGGTATTCCAAAAGATAAGCACTAG
- the LOC109001612 gene encoding AP2/ERF and B3 domain-containing transcription factor At1g50680-like — translation MEYDASSCTISCAKILNMPAKTSDSNNSNDYYALPASKRMRHDNAVININAPSTTATAKFKGVVPQQNGHWGSQIYANHQRIWLGTFRSEKEAAMAYDSAAIKLRSGDSQYRNFPCTDRTAQEPTFQNHYSTEAVLNMIRDGSYPSKFAAFLRTQSQNNENIGICILKQTRIVHGDGHFSCSQLFQKELTPSDVGKLNRLVIPKKYAVRYFPYICESLESKSTTTTGLSGTAHVDDVELIFYDKQMKQWKFRYCYWRSSQSFVFTRGWNKFVKEKKLNALDIITFYTCESGEKGKVGETFCFIDVIYNGVDHQSKNCLAEYQGIGDDQSSAQVELELNLGKNVGYEVDYKDDKVSYSKEDDQKVRLNMDEKGIRIFGVQLTGIRS, via the coding sequence atGGAATACGATGCTTCAAGCTGCACGATTTCATGTGCCAAGATATTGAATATGCCTGCAAAAACTTCAGATTCTAACAATAGTAATGATTACTACGCGTTGCCGGCAAGCAAGCGCATGAGACACGACAACGCGGTCATTAATATTAATGCCCCCTCAACAACAGCAACGGCAAAATTTAAAGGGGTTGTGCCTCAGCAAAATGGACATTGGGGTTCGCAGATATATGCCAACCACCAGAGGATATGGCTTGGGACATTCAGATCTGAAAAGGAAGCAGCCATGGCTTATGATAGCGCAGCAATTAAGCTTCGCAGTGGGGATTCACAATATAGAAACTTTCCATGTACAGACCGGACTGCTCAAGAGCCTACATTCCAGAACCATTACAGCACAGAAGCTGTCTTAAACATGATTAGGGATGGCTCCTATCCATCAAAGTTCGCTGCTTTTCTTCGTACACAGTCTCAAAACAACGAAAATATTGGAATCTGCATTCTGAAACAAACAAGGATAGTGCATGGCGATGGACACTTTTCATGCAGccaactttttcaaaaggagttgACACCAAGCGACGTAGGAAAGCTCAATAGACTTGTCATTCCGAAAAAATATGCCGTCAGATATTTTCCTTACATATGTGAAAGTTTGGAAAGCaaaagtactactactactggaTTATCAGGTACCGCTCATGTAGATGACGTTGAGTTAATATTCTATGACAAGCAAATGAAGCAGTGGAAATTCCGGTACTGTTATTGGAGGAGTAGCCAAAGTTTCGTATTCACAAGAGGTTGGAATAAatttgtgaaggaaaaaaaattgaatgctCTTGATATTATCACATTCTACACATGTGAAAGTGGTGAAAAGGGAAAAGTGGGTGAGACATTTTGTTTTATAGACGTGATTTATAATGGGGTAGATCATCAGAGCAAGAATTGTTTGGCTGAATATCAGGGGATCGGTGATGATCAGTCGTCGGCGCAGGTTGAATTAGAGTTAAATTTGGGAAAAAATGTTGGCTACGAAGTAGATTATAAGGATGACAAAGTATCATATTCGAAGGAAGATGATCAGAAGGTACGTCTGAATATGGATGAAAAAGGTATTAGGATCTTTGGTGTACAGCTGACAGGGATCAGATCATAA